aggccatcaatagtaaatgcccagaaagcctctttaaatgggttttccaagtcATTAAACAAATAGGCAAAAATGGTTAAAGTCAGCCTCCCCAACGGTCTCTGTGGTTACAGGGATGACGTTCTGTACACACAGGTATCCGCTGCCGTCAACCACTGGTCTCAGCAGTCTAGAGCCGTTCACTGCTGAAGCGGCCATTTGTATGTATATGGGAAGTCACAGCTGCAGTCATGGGAAATAAAGACCAGCGGTGACACCTGGTGGGGGAAcctatttttgtctttttaaccatttcctgccCTCTGCTTATTTTACTTGTGGAATAACTTGGTAGACCTCTTCAGGCTGTAGTGTAgacttaccttaaaggggttttatcactaCCCAGAAGTGCTTCACATCCACTCTGTGCGTGCTGGTGGACACTGACCAATCCCTGTCTATAGAgggagtgattggctgcagcagtcacatgtcctggtcagcagcaaccaggaagggcagagcaGTTGTGAAGCAACTTTacgtaatgggaaaacccctgtaaTGTTTAATTCTATGTACACGGCCGTGAGGGTCCCGTCTCCTGCTGTTCTGCGCTACTGCTGATGAAGCTGAGCACTGTTGTTCTTTAACTGTTCAAGTCTCTCAGATAGTCTTATTATCGTATGTCTTTGTCTCTGGATCTGTCGCTGCAAGGTTCTCACTTTCTTTTTGAGTTTTGTAGCATCGGGGTTGGAACGAAGGAGGTCGACGTCATCGTGTGCTGCTGAATAAGTGTGGTCACGGGGTCTGGGGGTCTCGGTTTCTTGGAATCCAGCTACAACCTCCATGGACCTAGAGTGTCCTAACTTTTGGTCTGTTGCGATTATCTGTTTTCTTCTACTTCTCCTTGCTCTGAAGACAGAAGGCACGGCCCTCGGGTGCAGGCGGGGGACAAGGATCCCAGGTCGTAAAATGTAATCTTTGTCTCTGAAATGGTCACTGCAGATTCTGCTGGATGCTGACAGCTTCCAATCAGAACACTGAAGAGCTTTAAGCCATTTGGAAAGTCGCTCAGGATTCTTCATAGGAAATCTATAAAAGGAGGAAATGATTCAGAGTGAagatttttaaatgtattttatcaAAAAAATCATGAAATACAAACAGTGGATTCCTTTTCCAAAGTTTAGGCAAATGTGCTGGTTGCCAAGTTACCCGACGTGAGATGGGAAGAAGTACGCAATGGCATTTTAGCTTAACCTGTGACCCATTTGGGTGTCTGGTTGTCCGGTTTTGGTGGAGAATTGGCCTGACATGCATGATTATGCTCCATTATTGTTGAAGtggaccctacagctctgctgaCCTGCCCATTTTAATAAATGACTGTGCCTCATGAAAACAATTCTGCCACACCTCTACTTATAACTCTGTTTATGGGGTGATGTGCCTATACAACACCTAATTGTCAATTTACTTTATAAACTCCGactaggaataacagaggaaacaGACAGGCCCTTTATAGTGGGGTTGTCTCCTGAAGATACGTCCTTTATTGTAGCTCACATGACACTTCCCCTTCCTCTCTTATTAGTAAACTGCTGTGCTCACGACTCTTACTAAGCACACAGCGAAAACCACTCTGCTTGTCTGAATCAGTGCAGAGGCTGCTGCAATCACAAGACGTCATTAGCTAGAACATTTCTCTTATAGACAAAGACAGCCTGGATAAAATATAATAAATCTCTCattttatctctctatccattaaccccttgagtggcacgcccggaaattttccgggacaagctccatTGCCCATAGCGatgtagcccggaagatttccgggctatgtatcactgtgggagctgcagagcacaatgtcataagctgtggcagtgcgctctgcctgcacagacccacagagaaccaatgcaggactttgaaaaacagaagcaggaagatattgccgatctgccagcaatctcccggttctgaattcaaactcctgcactggtttgtttacaggttgccatagagagcatctgccgatggtctctgtggcagggagagctggtgcttggcagaggacagccaggcaccagctcttacagcagagatcagagaaaacctccgatctccggtgtgttaaccctttacatgctgcagtctatgtgactgcagcatgtaaagggctgtcaccatcggacccccggaatgtgatcagggggtcctgataggtctctgtggaagtctccaatggaaaaataacattaatacggctcttggaatgtggcgacacaaaatgaaacctttaagaaaaaaaaaatgttttaaatatacaaaaatagcaaaacataaaaaacctgtataaacttggtatttccggaatcgtgtgactcagagaataacgttatcacactatttattctgcacgctgaacgccgtaaacatggaatccaaaaaacaaatggcagaatttcttttttttgctcccCAATCTccttacaaatttttttacaaaagttatgcaattcattatatatacccaaaaatgatggcatcaaaaagtacaacttgtcctgcaaaaaacaagccctcatacggccgtggagaaatgaaaaagttatggctcttggaacgtgacTGGAAATgtaatgattggcccatttaaaaaacctgccctggtgggtctgacaggggggtaagaaacccgtcactgaaggggttaaagaacctgccctggtgggtctgacaggggggaagaaacccgccactgagggGTTAATGATGTGATATGATGATCAGATATGCTTCTACATCAGCAAGGAGGAAGTAAAGGGCTGAAGTAATTCAAGTATCCTCCATGTGAAAACGAATAGAGTTTGCAGCCTGAGCTAATAAATTGCCCTCTAGATTAGAGACCAGATGACACCCGGAGGTGCCAAACCACCAGAATCTTCAGATCACTGGTAGTAATTATAGAGCCCTTTGATCTTGGAGATCAGCGGCAGCCCATCAGACCTGAACAATGTGATCTGTgatccttatcacacagctgaTTGTCAGAGGCCTTGGCGCCGCCGTCATCCCGATGATTCATCACTCCAGTGCTTGCATAgaagtgataatcgttcagtgaatggagctggCGGGAGATGCTTCCAGtcgcccgcctctattcacagtaaacaggcagtcattcatagatgaacggctgcctgtttacgAGGGCCGATCGGCgtttaatttttatgcctgcctaaactgaacgGTAAATGCCAAGCAAATAAATGGCGGTTTGTGGTTCAGTCGCCGGCAGGGATGACACTGAACGATCCAACACTAAGCTGTGCGATAATCATTTCATGTAAAAGAGCCCCGATTCTCTGTATATAGCTCAAAGTCCATTTCTATAGACTCCACTGATTTAACCCCTAATAGTCATACTAAAATTGGAAAACTCCTCCCACATGTCACTTTGTTTATTGTCGATTTTGAATTGATGTCTCACGTAAatatatctgggcaagaatatCAGTCGCCTTGAGGGCATTGTCAGCCGCTCAGTGACAGAACTCAAATTAGCTTAAAGAAACAGTAAATCGTTTCCTTTTTTATGTTGCAGTAGTTTTTCTATTCTTCCATCGGTGCGGCTGGCGGACATCTTGTATTTTGCGGATTTTGATTTCGGATGCATAGAACGTGAGGGTAACTTTGTGATCTTTTGGTTGGATGTCTCCGTAGTTGGGCTTTATTTCTATGGCTTTCCCCGTGgtgtgtatattatgtttacGGGTCCGGACAGTTATGAGGACACTACATTGATACAGGTTACAGTCCGCTTCACTACCTAAGTGTGTGGCGCCACATTCCAGGACATTTTTATGTTCCAGTCGGCAGGGCGGTACGAGGGCAGAAAACGAACGGTGGgttaataaaataattaaaatgacaaaacgtccttaaagggttaaagtgacatCAAACGCCTGTTGGCAGCACTGATACAACCGGAGGAGAGAAAGGAGCTCTGTTCCTCCAaatctgtaatgtccttttcctgcagaatgaacAGAGGCGGTCCTAAACTGCTGGGGGTTAATTAGCAAGATTTCACTAATTGGTCTGCCATTCTCTGACATACAGCATCAGTGGCCAATGGGATATCAGTCCTCTTTGTGAACTAGCAGTGAATTAACACTAAGGTGTTAATTGGGGGTGCTGGGAGCGGGACccggggtgatcagctgatcgccaaagAGGTCACATTGTGGGGGCGTTACACTCTGATGGGACAACCCCTGCATAAGAGGTCGGCTCTGAGGACTCCTACGAATATGCCCTGGCCTAGGAGAATGCGCGGCTCTGTGAGAACCTCCTTTGTTGCTCATTACACAAGACCTCCTTCATGCGTACAAGAAAAAACGTATCAGATCGCTTACCTATAAAACCTTTTTCCACATCCTTTACCAAAGACACTTTTGCAACCATGTACTGCACAGGTGACTGCTGCGCGCCTCGCCAAACATCCGTGTGTTACCTAGAAGGCAATGCAGAATATGATATATATGAGTTTAAGCCATTTTATGAAGCCGATTTGGGGAACAAATGTGCAATTTCTACCAGAACATACAATGCTGAGGAACTGAGAGAACGACGGCTTGGGGTCACATTGCTTCCCCCGTACTAGTGCTGCAGCTAGCACGGTCTTCAAAAGAATATTTCTCCTTTTGTGGTCCACACTTCTGATGGGACATGAActgtaggcccttttacacggaacgattagcaTTCAAAGTGCAGCCAATGATGGAATGATAAATCCTTCAGTTTTCGTTCATTTTCTACAGGACTAAAATTACGGTTGGCTCCTTCACCAATCACTGGGATGAATGCCGATcgttcagtcacttatacagagaATGACGGATCGAGACAACGATGTAGCGGACAGTCGATACATTGTTTGGTGGAAATGGGACTTTGTTTCTACTGTCAGCTGCTTGCTTACTGGGAACATAAGGGTTACAGAGCTCTCTTCCAAATGTCCTATTAGAGGTGCTGCAGCAGGTTATAAAGTTCTCCCCGTCCATGAAATAGGCAAGAACTTTAGGATCGGTAGAGATCCAAAtactgggactcccaccaatcctgagaacggagGCCCCAAAGGTCCCCACATGAATGAAGTGAGGGACGCAcatgcacactgccactccattcatttcaaagcaaTCTCtggagctcccattgaaatgaatggatcaaTGGTGCACCCCCTGCAGGAAAGATTGAGACCTGCATTCTCTGGATCGGTGACGATAGCCGAGAACAAGGAATCAAACAGTTATTCCCTGTACtgtagatagggaataaatgtgTAACTctgcacagcccctttaaggcattTTAAATTAATGGAAGGCGATTCCCAATAGAGGCCCCACCTAGATGCTACAGCTGTAAGCCAGTAGGTCTATGCATCGCACAAACATAGGGATTTCAGCGGGCGCAGCCTTTCAGGCTCAATGGCTCTTCTCCCCAGCAGTGACaccattttttaatttaaagggattgtccaaacgAGATAACCATGAGAagacatttctgttgtaactCCACACTGATTGGCCAAAAGTGATGTTTCACTTGTTTGCTCATATTCTATATGAAGAAGGATTAAGGAAGCGTTAACTTGGTAGATGTGAGTGTATTTCCAGCATCAGGAAACAAAGAGTGAAAAAACATTAAGTCTAAAAAACATTTCTGTGTTAGTGTAATGCCGCCCATTTATCCTTCGTACAGAACAATATCATCTGTGGCTTCCTCTGAGATGGGGGACTCCTCCTGGATAGATTTGTGGGTCCCAGAAGTTAAATCGCATCTAACTAAGATTTCTGACATtagtggaaacccctttaaggacggctGGTCTGGATGAGAAAACCTTTAGTCTGAGAAGGAGATCCCTGGTGCCCAAAGGCGAGGACGGTGCCATACTAAGTGAGAGAGGATGAGAACTAGTTGGGCATACTGGGCAGCAGCATGGCATTGTGTTACCTGTCGTGTACTTGGAGAGTCTCCCACGGCTTGAATCTCTGTAGGCAATGCAATGAAGAGAGAAGGCACGGCGCCCGGTCCTAGCTGAGGGCCTGCCGCTCCCGGATAGAAGATGTAGTCTTTTTCAGTAAAATGATCGCTACAAATGCTGCCAGATGATGAAGTCGGGCAGTTTTCACAATGCGTCGCCACAAGCCACTTGGACAAGAGTTCAGGGTCTTTCCATGGGAACCTGCACACAGTTTTCAATACGTCATATTTTATTATCACAATGACATGAGATAATCAAGTCTGAAAGCTTTTAATCTATAAGGGGTCACACTCCAGGCCCATCCCGCCACGTCATTTTATATAGCCCACGAGGTCCAGATGCAGAAGAGCCTCTGGCGCACTGTGGACTCGTCTCCGGCCTGCTGCAGGGTATTTGGTTCGCGACATCAGGTGCCTGCGGACTGACCGCTGTGGCGTTTGCTGCATCCCCTGTCTACTTCTACTATCCTGTAGTACAGCGCTGCTCGCCACGGCGCAGACCGTGAGGCGGCTTGTACATCCCAGCAGGTCCTCGCTGCCATCCTGCAGAGTCCAGTCTGCTCTAGCCACCTGTCCGTATCCTGGGACCCCGCTGCACGGATCAGAGAGGACGTTGTTATACTGCTGCTTGACCTGATGAGTAAGAGCTCTGTCCCAAGTAGTGTTTTGGGAACCCTTCACCAGGTTCTGCTGACTCCCATAATCTTtccttttctctgactacctggcagTCTAGAGTTAATTGTCTGTTGGGTacttgtgccccaatttttctgGAGTAGAACCATGCTCTGGTTTGTCTGTTCTCTCCTCTCTTTAGTATATCCTTTATAATATAGTCCTACAATTACAAATGATCTTTAAGGTGACcagaatgctgatgtggccctccgtAAATTAATTTGACACCCCAAATCGATAGTATATGACAACTCAGATGCTGCCAGCCAAAAAATAGAAGTAAAATACACACACTCATAGTCTAGTCCCATTATTACGGCCACCTACTTTCCATGTCGGCAGTGTGTAAGTGACGTGTGGCTTGGTGAGTATACAAGGTGGGTGACGGGccgtctgctcacatatcacttgtCAAGCGGTATTTCTCAATCAGCGCAGTCTGACAACGGTTCGCGAGTGGCTGTGGTGGAAGTGTGTCATGAGTGAACAAgtggcaccattgggaataaccgaTGTGGACGCTGCAGAGCACCATGTGTGAGTGATGTGAAAGGTGAACGCTGGCTACGAAGGTGTGAGAGGGCCGACTAATACGCTGCAGGGGAGCAtctcaccatgaaaatgaagcAGGGGGCTACCAGACACGTCTAAAACAACACTCTGTATGGGGGTCCGAAGTAGacggatggtcactgcacctataCTAACAAAGGGGCATAGCAGTACTGGAATTGGACCACCGCTGATTGACAAAGGGTTGCCTTCTATAACCTCTTCCCGATAAAGGACGTAGgtttacatcctgcagcatcagggtatgtatgaagagagatcgcgggggcCCGAAATTCCCcagcgatgttcaggggtcctgtaagccccccccccaatgagATAGGGagatgtgcaggtgtcatggcagccgggggtcttctgaaaagccccagggctgccttagcagactgcctatcaagccatccccgtgggactacatcatactgctggagcaatcaaagcatcccTAGTTGTGGTACCCCAGGAAGGGGGGAGGgctaaagaaaaagtaaaaataagatcaataaagttttgctaaagtattaaaaagtttaaatcacctccttttggcatatctataataaaaaaatctaactcattaaacaaaaatacatatttggtatcattgcatctgtaaaagtctatcaaagtagcgcattaatTACCCCGCACGTGAGCGTccgaaaaaaaagaacgccaaaaatgcacttttacagtcaccccgtctcccagaaaaactgcaataaaaagcgatcggaAACTCGTAtgaattccaaaatggtaccaatgtaaaccacaggacatcttgcaaaaaatgagcccccgcacaacGGTGTCGACGGAGAAACGaataagttattgtgcgcagaagatggcggcagaaaaagttagtacagcaaaaaaaaaaccaaaaaaaaaccaatgacacaagtttggtatcgcagtaatcgcaccgacctgcagaataaagttatcaggtcatttttgttgcagtttgtgcgccgtagacacaagacgcaccgaaagatggcggaatgtcatttttttcatttcactccaattagaattttgtaaatgtttttcagcacattatacggtacattaaatagcagcattgaaaaatacaactcgtcccgcaaaaaacagtgAGCCCCCATACAGCGACGGATCAAGGAGTTACCATCATCCATATGGGAGGCACTCCGAATTGATTGAACCCATCCTAGCACCCATATATGCAGTTTGTCTTCCcggggcagatgggatcttccagaaAGACCACCACATGGCTAAAATAGTCCGACAGTGTTTGGAAGGGcatgaccaagacttccaagtacttccctggtCCCTAATTCCCtggacttgaacccaattgagcatctgtgggaacACGTCAATGGATCCTCCCCCACGCACCCCGCTGAATAGAGCCACTGCCAGCCCGTCTAGCTGCTGTCCGTGCGGCACACggcggttactctggatattagctagTGGTTATAATGAGGTGACTCATCTGTATAAGGACTTCGGTTACCTGAAGAACAGTTGCTGGCTTCCCTCATAATCAGTATTACTGCACCCACGGACGGCACAAGTCTTCATCTTGTCCACCTCATTCTAGAAACAGAACAAGTGTGAGGACCGACTACTGGGATTGGCAATGAAGCCTTCAGTCCGGCCCGCTCGCTGGCTTTACCTTTTCATCTTGGCCTCCATTTGTCTCTTGTTTTATAATTAGTGGTGAGAAGTTTTGGGGCGGAATTACATTTCTCTTGGAATTCTGCCGTGATGCGTTCGTGTCCTTCGGTTCAGATGGCGGCTGtaaaacacaaacacacatatacaaGGTGACATCTACAGATGGTCGAGAGGTCAGTGCAATGGCAGAACAGTGCAGGACAATTAGCATTGGACTCATAATGACCAGAATGTTCCTTTCAATGGAAACACAAACACCTTTGTAGAAGTATCAGGTCAGCTATGTGAAAACAGAGATAAACGGTCATCCAGTTCTTAAAAACGGATGACCCATCCACAGAATAGGATACTTAGACTAGGTCCTCCCAATGCTTCTGGTGCATGCCATCGGTGACCGTCACAGGCAGCAGTTGTGACATCATCCCATGAAAGGCCGACAGTGCGCATGTACACTGCCGAGTGGTCTTCGGCCTTCCCCACCGACGCTTCCCATTTTGTGAATTCCAGAAGATGTAAATCTGGCTGGTCTGATATGGACTGGCCGTGGACTGGAACTGCAGTAAAGGTTTTGAATTTGTAACCCACTCATGGTAAGGAACTTTGAGAAGGCATTAACGGGAAAGTGTTTTCTGACTACATCAAGTCATCGGTTGAGGTTTGGTTGCTTTCCATGTTTCAGATGCATACAGTGCAGCTGGGATCGCCATAGTGTTCAGAAGTCGTATCTGTGTTTGGAATGGGAGTGAGGTGGTAGACCATACCGGGCGTAGACGTTGGAAAGTCACCCATCCCAGTAGACATCATGTTCAGTATTTCCATCACTGGTAATTGTACTACCTACGTAGACAAACCGGTCGACCTTTTGCAACCGCTGTTGTTGGTAAAGTGTGATTGAGGCATTTGTGGGTGTCATGTATGCAACTCGCATGACCGGTGTCTTCTCGTAGTTAATCCATAAACCAACCATCGCCACTTCTTGTTCCAGAGCTGACGTTGTTAGTTGGAGTTTGGGGAAAGACTGTGTGAGAAGAGCTACACCATCCACAAAGTCCAAGTCAGCAAGATAGAATAGGCCTCAGCCTAAggagccggcgatcatgtgattgccGACAACCCCAATATCAGACCTTCAGGATCTTAGCAGGCCCTtgaccagctctgacagtgactactgtcacacaaGAGGGATGCtttcccttgtaactggggcgCCTATGGATGTTCCAGTTACAGTAAAAAgtgtaaaatgaaaaagaaaaaaaacaaaaaaagccgtgtgaatgacccccaaatgtcttacatgacattatgggCCACACAGCTGttacaaaaagttacaaaaaaaaggtacagaaaaattacagaataaaataaaagtatatatatatatatatatggttagtCTCCCCCTCGGTGGACCCTGAAGGAAGATTTCTTTTTCTTAAACTAGAAGCGAAGGGTCATACGTTAACCTTTGCTAATGCGTATCTTCCCAATCAGAATCAGATTTCATATGCCTCCAGAGTCTTGAGAGAACT
This region of Eleutherodactylus coqui strain aEleCoq1 chromosome 5, aEleCoq1.hap1, whole genome shotgun sequence genomic DNA includes:
- the LOC136628659 gene encoding uncharacterized protein isoform X1: MPMTCVAFGCNNHFVKGCGKQFFRFPMKDPDRLSKWVMAIRRKNWKPSASSRICSDHFTEKDYMLRPGAMVPRLRLDAVPSVFDGFPNHLKERLEKKKTFSKKICEQVVVIGRQRGTRHALQPPSEPKDTNASRQNSKRNVIPPQNFSPLIIKQETNGGQDEKNEVDKMKTCAVRGCSNTDYEGSQQLFFRFPWKDPELLSKWLVATHCENCPTSSSGSICSDHFTEKDYIFYPGAAGPQLGPGAVPSLFIALPTEIQAVGDSPSTRQVTHGCLARRAAVTCAVHGCKSVFGKGCGKRFYRFPMKNPERLSKWLKALQCSDWKLSASSRICSDHFRDKDYILRPGILVPRLHPRAVPSVFRARRSRRKQIIATDQKLGHSRSMEVVAGFQETETPRPRDHTYSAAHDDVDLLRSNPDATKLKKKVRTLQRQIQRQRHTIIRLSERLEQLKNNSAQLHQQ
- the LOC136628659 gene encoding uncharacterized protein isoform X2 — encoded protein: MKDPDRLSKWVMAIRRKNWKPSASSRICSDHFTEKDYMLRPGAMVPRLRLDAVPSVFDGFPNHLKERLEKKKTFSKKICEQVVVIGRQRGTRHALQPPSEPKDTNASRQNSKRNVIPPQNFSPLIIKQETNGGQDEKNEVDKMKTCAVRGCSNTDYEGSQQLFFRFPWKDPELLSKWLVATHCENCPTSSSGSICSDHFTEKDYIFYPGAAGPQLGPGAVPSLFIALPTEIQAVGDSPSTRQVTHGCLARRAAVTCAVHGCKSVFGKGCGKRFYRFPMKNPERLSKWLKALQCSDWKLSASSRICSDHFRDKDYILRPGILVPRLHPRAVPSVFRARRSRRKQIIATDQKLGHSRSMEVVAGFQETETPRPRDHTYSAAHDDVDLLRSNPDATKLKKKVRTLQRQIQRQRHTIIRLSERLEQLKNNSAQLHQQ